Proteins encoded by one window of Candidatus Nitrosocosmicus hydrocola:
- a CDS encoding response regulator: MRVLVIDDNEENIDVVTFFLQLNGIECVTERSGIKGLEILRKETFDLVLLDMAIPDFSGIQIFDSLKEEGTVSEKNIIIFTASLINQKEIDRLLREGAKGIIHKPLAIEDLEQMIKIHLVNKF, encoded by the coding sequence TTGAGAGTCCTTGTAATCGATGATAATGAGGAAAATATTGATGTAGTTACATTTTTTTTGCAATTAAATGGAATTGAATGCGTAACTGAAAGGAGTGGAATAAAAGGACTGGAAATTTTGCGAAAGGAGACCTTTGATTTGGTATTACTAGATATGGCCATTCCTGATTTTAGTGGTATTCAAATATTCGATTCGTTGAAAGAAGAAGGAACAGTCTCTGAAAAAAATATTATTATTTTTACCGCATCATTAATTAATCAAAAAGAGATAGATAGATTGTTAAGAGAAGGCGCAAAAGGGATTATCCATAAACCTTTAGCAATTGAAGATTTAGAACAGATGATCAAGATTCATCTGGTGAATAAGTTTTAG
- a CDS encoding ATP-binding protein: MDFTVEDNDPGIRLDKIDSLFRKFYQIDTSLTRKHGETGLGLVICKVLLGEKAITSKWV; encoded by the coding sequence TTGGATTTTACTGTAGAGGATAACGATCCTGGAATCCGATTAGACAAGATTGACAGCTTATTTAGAAAATTTTATCAAATAGATACGTCATTAACCCGAAAACATGGTGAAACAGGATTGGGGCTAGTCATTTGCAAAGTATTGTTGGGTGAAAAGGCGATAACGTCTAAGTGGGTATAA
- a CDS encoding response regulator: MKVLVVDDNENITEAVKDYFELENIECISINDGHEGLAEIQNNKYDLILLDLAIPNYSGIDILDALKKQSIVNKNIVLFTASVVKDAVKEMYMDIGVKEILEKPISLAKLESIKQKYLV; the protein is encoded by the coding sequence GTGAAAGTATTAGTAGTGGATGACAATGAGAACATTACCGAAGCAGTAAAAGATTATTTTGAACTTGAAAATATTGAGTGCATATCGATAAATGATGGACATGAAGGGTTGGCCGAAATTCAAAACAATAAATATGATTTGATTTTACTTGATCTAGCGATACCAAATTATTCCGGAATAGATATTCTAGATGCATTAAAGAAACAATCTATTGTGAATAAGAATATTGTTTTATTTACTGCATCCGTAGTTAAAGACGCTGTAAAGGAGATGTATATGGACATTGGTGTGAAGGAAATACTTGAAAAACCAATATCCCTAGCAAAATTGGAAAGCATTAAGCAAAAATATCTAGTCTAA
- a CDS encoding sensor histidine kinase, giving the protein MLKIHLVSLALIISLVIVSNIIYFYLQEQNEKNALDSLLVQHVSLQNQSAKSITNSIGSDLNSMLKMIENVAQMEAMKNIVKNDSQLSDGKQQNASGYILGFLQDQIKSTYDDLSKKADRLYILDKNDVVIESYAPPGEDTFIGLDLSFRDYVNKTKETQQPVYSDFFKGADGINRITITYPVFNKTEYSGQNMSLAGSVNSIPNKTTDSETYLGLVAASVPVSQLFERYGNIFNVESQYLVAYDKNGTIMVSPRTEFIGMNYLSPEIQQVTDSNGIYNRIVSNLINGKQDQGLYTTDLGERYNTAFPVLADNKTVYGLSVVTPTNSIYEDINELMRNERIQSALLFITMSAGVIIIIVILRNWSKDLGKEVKKRTLELNEANHRLEIVNEKIIASEKAKEEFISMVSHELRTPLMPIKAYAGMLLKPKYTGELNPKQKKAIESILRNVTSMERLVGDVLDVYRLEMSRLKLSKQEIGVKSLVDNAVSEFQEIIKTQDSKKNIQLNAKLNVSENLKIQCDPQRINQVLGNLIKNSIDFVPSNNGIINIIVDNYDHSQYLDRPDSIDRKKIVFTVEDNGPGIPLDKSDSLFRKFYQIDTSLTRKHGGTGLGLVICKGIVESHGGNIWIDKSYTLGASFKFTLPI; this is encoded by the coding sequence TTGCTAAAAATTCACTTGGTCAGTCTAGCCTTAATAATATCTCTCGTTATAGTTTCCAACATTATCTATTTTTATTTACAAGAGCAAAATGAAAAGAATGCACTGGATAGTTTGCTCGTTCAACATGTATCTTTACAGAACCAATCAGCAAAATCTATTACAAACAGCATCGGTTCAGACCTCAACTCAATGCTGAAGATGATTGAAAATGTTGCACAAATGGAGGCTATGAAGAATATAGTCAAAAATGATTCTCAGTTGTCAGACGGGAAGCAGCAAAATGCATCTGGGTATATCCTAGGATTTCTTCAAGACCAAATCAAGAGTACATATGATGATCTTAGCAAAAAGGCCGACCGGCTGTATATCTTAGACAAAAATGATGTGGTAATCGAGTCCTATGCTCCCCCAGGTGAGGATACTTTCATAGGACTGGATCTATCCTTTAGAGATTATGTCAATAAAACAAAGGAAACCCAACAGCCAGTCTATTCGGATTTTTTTAAAGGAGCAGACGGGATAAATAGAATTACTATAACTTATCCCGTCTTTAATAAGACAGAATATTCTGGACAAAATATGAGTCTAGCAGGCTCAGTGAATAGTATTCCAAATAAAACTACTGATTCAGAAACATATTTGGGACTTGTTGCTGCTTCGGTCCCAGTTTCTCAACTATTTGAAAGATATGGTAATATATTTAACGTTGAAAGTCAGTATCTGGTGGCCTATGACAAGAACGGCACTATTATGGTAAGTCCCCGTACCGAATTTATAGGTATGAATTACCTCAGTCCAGAAATTCAGCAAGTAACTGATAGCAATGGTATTTACAATAGGATTGTATCTAACTTAATTAACGGAAAACAGGATCAGGGTCTCTATACAACTGATCTAGGAGAACGCTATAACACCGCTTTTCCTGTTTTGGCAGATAATAAGACCGTATATGGATTGTCTGTAGTTACACCAACGAATTCAATATATGAAGATATTAATGAACTAATGCGTAATGAGCGTATCCAGAGCGCTTTATTATTCATCACAATGTCTGCGGGAGTAATAATTATCATAGTAATCTTAAGAAACTGGAGCAAAGATTTGGGAAAGGAGGTGAAGAAAAGAACACTTGAACTTAATGAGGCAAATCACCGTCTTGAGATAGTTAATGAAAAAATAATAGCGTCAGAAAAGGCAAAAGAAGAGTTCATTTCTATGGTTAGCCATGAATTGAGGACACCATTAATGCCTATTAAAGCATATGCCGGGATGTTACTAAAACCCAAATATACTGGAGAATTAAATCCAAAACAGAAAAAAGCAATAGAATCTATACTAAGGAACGTAACATCAATGGAAAGATTGGTGGGAGATGTCTTAGATGTATATAGGCTTGAGATGAGTAGACTAAAATTGTCTAAACAAGAAATAGGTGTAAAAAGTCTTGTAGATAATGCAGTTTCTGAGTTTCAAGAAATAATAAAGACTCAAGATAGTAAAAAAAACATACAACTAAATGCCAAACTAAATGTAAGTGAAAATTTAAAGATTCAATGCGACCCACAAAGAATCAACCAAGTCTTGGGAAATTTGATCAAAAATTCGATCGATTTTGTACCCTCAAACAACGGCATAATCAACATTATTGTAGACAATTATGACCATTCTCAGTATTTGGATCGACCGGATTCAATCGATAGAAAGAAAATAGTATTTACTGTAGAGGATAACGGTCCTGGAATCCCATTAGACAAGAGTGACAGCTTATTTAGAAAATTTTATCAAATAGATACGTCATTAACCCGAAAACATGGTGGAACAGGATTGGGGCTAGTCATTTGTAAGGGTATTGTTGAATCGCATGGGGGGAACATATGGATAGATAAGAGCTATACCTTGGGAGCGTCATTTAAATTCACACTGCCTATCTAA
- a CDS encoding calcium-binding protein, whose translation MDNDRIINVPPTGSKVTSEAFVIDETEDNTVTPGLAGDSIYGTKCANTIIGTPYDDLIYGRNAVGNINGLTGNDIIFGKGGDENIQGAQSDDKLYGEKGDDILIGSYENDFFQGGSGNDPLYGGDHDDTLRG comes from the coding sequence ATGGATAATGATAGAATCATTAACGTTCCCCCAACAGGATCTAAAGTTACAAGTGAAGCATTTGTGATTGATGAGACGGAAGACAATACGGTTACTCCAGGGTTAGCAGGAGACTCGATTTACGGAACCAAATGTGCTAACACCATCATCGGTACACCTTATGACGATCTTATCTATGGAAGAAATGCTGTAGGAAATATCAACGGATTGACAGGAAATGATATTATATTCGGAAAAGGAGGTGACGAAAACATTCAAGGTGCGCAAAGTGATGATAAATTGTATGGTGAAAAGGGTGACGACATTTTGATTGGGAGTTACGAAAACGATTTCTTTCAAGGAGGTTCAGGAAATGACCCACTGTATGGTGGAGACCATGATGATACATTGAGAGGGTGA
- a CDS encoding tandem-95 repeat protein: protein MGLIINNDFTISDDIGFQFTGSDLVGIKGFECSIDNGNWRPSTIQYGSVDNAGCYFMNLDSGLHTVQIRAIDTSNNIEINPQSFSWTIIPLENSISNLRDFVSTINLPNNLQFEIVDSLNSALGNVQDDGSYDNLLCEYLDEFAYGFAVATLVDSFNQDVTNFVDNSYTAIRDRTGCNPPTISLESEITVDEGVNGVVLDASRSFDSKDGKNIDFEWDQIAGLTMSLRDSDESKAYFNTPLLDGTANQILFFKVKVTDQDDLSSEKTIKVIIRNVAPVNDPPVAERQDVTANSGEATEITLEATDPQGNALTYALVSNPKSGTITDFNEDTGSLVYTSNDGFTGQDRFTFKASDGTVDSNTAPVVITVNAVNQPPVAERQDVTANSGEATEITLEATDPQGNALTYALVSNPKSGTITDFNEDTGSLVYTSNDGFTGQDRFTFKASDGTVDSNTAPVVITVNAVNQPPVAERQDVTANSDEATEITLEATDPQGNALTYALVSNPKSGTITDFNEDTGSLVYTSNDGFTGQDRFTFKASDGTVDSNTAPVRITVNSVDPDSDADANSDTPTEDDTTPPATTEDDTTPPATTEDDTTPPATTEDDTTPPATTEDDTTPPASPTTPSPTPSPPSSSANTTNSSPGGLFSDGFPGLGENMRDFFGGN from the coding sequence ATGGGCCTGATTATTAATAATGATTTTACAATTTCTGATGATATTGGATTCCAATTTACCGGGTCGGATCTAGTTGGAATAAAGGGCTTTGAATGCAGTATTGACAATGGTAATTGGCGCCCAAGCACCATTCAATACGGTTCCGTCGACAATGCTGGATGCTATTTCATGAACTTAGACTCTGGTTTACACACGGTACAAATACGAGCCATAGATACATCTAATAATATTGAAATTAATCCACAGTCATTTTCTTGGACAATTATCCCACTTGAAAACTCGATCTCAAATCTCAGAGATTTTGTGTCGACAATCAATTTACCGAATAATTTGCAATTCGAAATTGTCGATTCGTTAAATAGCGCTCTTGGAAATGTACAAGACGACGGTAGTTATGATAACCTTCTTTGTGAGTATCTAGACGAATTCGCTTATGGATTCGCTGTAGCAACACTAGTCGATTCATTTAATCAGGATGTGACTAACTTTGTGGATAACTCTTATACCGCTATTAGAGATAGAACGGGCTGTAATCCCCCAACTATAAGCCTTGAAAGTGAAATTACCGTTGATGAGGGTGTGAATGGGGTGGTATTAGACGCCTCGAGAAGTTTTGATTCTAAAGACGGCAAGAACATTGACTTTGAGTGGGATCAGATCGCTGGACTTACAATGTCATTGCGAGATTCCGATGAATCAAAGGCATATTTCAACACGCCACTACTTGACGGAACTGCTAATCAAATATTATTCTTCAAGGTAAAAGTTACAGATCAAGACGATCTTTCATCTGAAAAAACGATCAAAGTAATAATTCGTAACGTTGCACCTGTAAATGATCCACCTGTAGCCGAAAGACAGGATGTAACAGCCAATAGTGGTGAAGCAACCGAGATAACCCTTGAAGCCACAGATCCTCAAGGCAATGCTTTGACTTATGCTCTAGTCTCTAATCCAAAATCAGGTACTATAACTGACTTTAACGAAGATACCGGTAGCCTTGTCTATACCTCAAATGATGGATTCACAGGACAGGATAGGTTTACCTTCAAGGCCAGTGATGGAACAGTCGATAGCAACACAGCACCAGTTGTAATCACAGTTAATGCAGTTAACCAACCACCTGTAGCCGAAAGACAGGATGTAACAGCCAATAGTGGTGAAGCAACCGAGATAACCCTTGAAGCCACAGATCCTCAAGGCAATGCTTTGACTTATGCTCTAGTCTCTAATCCAAAATCAGGTACTATAACTGACTTTAACGAAGATACCGGTAGCCTTGTCTATACCTCAAATGATGGATTCACAGGACAGGATAGGTTTACCTTCAAGGCCAGTGATGGAACAGTCGATAGCAACACAGCACCAGTTGTAATCACAGTTAATGCAGTTAACCAACCACCTGTAGCCGAAAGACAGGATGTAACAGCCAATAGTGATGAAGCAACCGAGATAACCCTTGAAGCCACAGATCCTCAAGGCAATGCTTTGACTTATGCTCTAGTCTCTAATCCAAAATCAGGTACTATAACTGACTTTAACGAAGATACCGGTAGCCTTGTCTATACCTCAAATGATGGATTCACAGGACAGGATAGGTTTACCTTCAAGGCCAGTGATGGAACAGTCGATAGCAACACAGCACCAGTGAGAATTACTGTTAACTCAGTCGACCCAGATTCTGACGCTGACGCTAACTCAGATACTCCAACAGAAGATGATACAACACCACCAGCAACAACAGAAGATGATACAACACCACCAGCAACAACAGAAGATGATACAACACCACCAGCAACAACAGAAGATGATACAACACCACCAGCAACAACAGAAGATGATACAACACCACCAGCAAGCCCCACCACTCCTTCTCCCACTCCTTCTCCACCTTCTAGCTCTGCAAACACTACAAACAGCAGCCCCGGCGGCTTATTTTCTGATGGATTCCCGGGTTTGGGAGAGAATATGAGAGACTTTTTTGGTGGAAATTAA